ACTATCCCCTGACCCACCCCCACCACCTGAAACCACCCCATGACCCCACCACCACCCCGCGAAACCACCCCCTAACCCACCCCCATCACCCGAAACCACTCCATGACCCGAAACCACCACCCCTTACCCACCCCCACCACACGAAACTACCCCCGGACCCACCCCCACCACCTGAAACCACCCCATGACCCGAAACCAccccccaccaccaccaccccgaTATCCACCCCAACCctaaaaaattgaagaaaaaacaagaattagaatgaaaattacaattttttttttgtgcaaatCATGTCTTGAAATGGTCAAATTCGACTATGGAATCTTCAGATCTAAGGATTTCATAGTCGAATTAGAACATTTAAACATCAAATTCATCCATAAAATTGTGAGGAAATAAAATTAGAGGGAGGGGGAGGCATCGCGGCGGAGGGAGCAAGAGAAGGTGGTTGGGAGGCGGCGGAGGGAGGGCAGCGGAGGGAGGGCAACGGGAGGGCAGAGGGAGGGTCGGCGGCGAAGGGAGGGATGGAGCAAGAGAGGCATTGAGGGAGAAGATGaatgcaaaatgaaaaaaatatctCAAACTTTTTAAATCAAAGGATTTCATTCACATTCCCCTTCTATCCCATTCTTGATTTCATTCCGTTTACCCTGTgtgaaccaaacgccccctaatCCCTTGTCATTTCCTTCTTACATCACCCTCTAGTGATTTTTAACTCCAAACCCGCCCCAAGAATTAAACCTAATTGCTCTACGGGGAATGTAATAAAGGAAACTTAAACACCATCGAGTCCAAATTCCCCTATTGAAGTTATCATTGTATTGAATGTTAAATTATCAAAAGTGTATAGAGTTGATATTTTTCATCTTTTCATGAATAACCTGAGTACATGGCCCATTATGATGAACATAAAAAGTGATTTACATGCCaaaaaaggcacaaaaaggTTATTCCACTATCGTTGTATTTGCTCTCATTCTATGACGCAAGCTTGTGGGGAAAATGCAAGAATATTCTTCAAGAATTGGGAAGcttgtaaatttgtaatgcCTCTTCTTTTTGTCACTGCACCCACCACAAATATCTCCCTCCATCTCATTTTACTTGCTCCCTTTGACTTAAAAACCTCCCACAAAAAAATAGTCAAATGAAACAAGTAAAATGAGACTAAGGAATCATTTGAGGACAAGAATAATGGTAGAAGTATGAGTTCGGAATTCCTCGGTTATAAAACTTACACTAGGGTCGAGCTTGACACCAATGTCCGTTTCTTAAAGCTAAAAAATTATACTTCAAGCTACCTTAAAAGTTAAAACCCGAAATTGAGTCCCAAAAATGTAGTCAAAATATGCACTTATTATTGACATTTATATAAAACTATCTATGGAGTATGTCTTTGCTAATATGTAAAATTGAACTAGTTAAAACTGAACTGGGATCGATTTTTCACAAGAATCACAAATTTCACAACCCTCTCAAGTCAACCTTATTTGTGCTCGGCTTTGAAAAGTTTCTCGGTACCAAATAGGCTTGTTATCACCCTAGGACATACGCCACAATATACCTTTAAAGTACTAACATTTAGGTCTCGCCTGGAATGATGGGAATAGGCCGAAAATTTGGTAATACATTACTCATCCTCCCCCTAGGGTAACAATTACACTGTTATCTTTCACCCCCAACTCCTTAACTTGGACTTTCATCAATCATCCCCTAATCGCAATCATCCCTCTACCAACGTCGTTCAATTACCACCGGTCGTTACTCTCTCCACTGTCGTTCTACCACCATCAACACATAAATCTCACAACGACCTCTCTTCTCTCACTATCATCTTTTTCTTGCCACCGGTTCAAATCATAGAAAGCTTTTTTGATGGTCGAATTACACCATCAAACCCCTAGATCTAGAGGTTTAAGGGCTGAGTTTGgccatttaaatcaatggtGAAGAACTAGTTTGTATGAAATTTTGTTCGTATTTCTCTTTCCTCAAAAATGGAGAAGTTAATAGAGAATTGTGTCTGATGGTTGACAAGATGACGGTCGGATTTGACAGGCGACCGCCATATTGATGGGATGAAATTGGCATTCTGGTAAAAAGGAGAGAAATTCACTAAAATATCCTGTAGATTTTACCCTCTTCATTAATTCAAGGAATCCAGGCGAGCCCTTAGGGATCAAATAGTAAACCACTTAAGTCTGGAACTGCGGTCATCCACCAGCCATACACGCGATGACCTAGTCAACCAACAGCTTTTTATTTTCCTAGCAACCAATCAGAACTTGTTTTGCTGTTTTAGTGAATTTTCCTACCAACAGTCCAAGCCTAAAGTcagaaaaaaaaacatgtaaTACAAAAACTTCAGCAAAACTGAAATGCACAACACAGCACAGTCGATCAGCAGAGGAAAGCAATACGAAATAGCTAAACAGAAACCTAGAATTCTCATAACCATCAAGCTGTACAGGTACAGCACTACACTCACCAAAATTCTCATACATACTAAAAGACTGGATAATGTCTCAGCTGTAAAAGAGCCACCCAAGTAAGTTTTTACAGACCTAATCCTACAGTACGGCCATCTCTTCGTCGGAGTCCAGCAGTGTATTGCTTCTCCAAATCCAGCTGAAGTTGTTCTCTCTGCTTCTCTGCATCTTGACTGCTCATAGGTTTCGCGTCCACCTTCGCTTCGCCCTTCACACCCTACAATTGGCCATATGTACCAAGGCAACCTCAGACTCTAAAACTGTGTTAGTGAAGAATACTAATGGAAAACAAAAAACAACTTTTCTTTCGTATTAACTTACTCCCTATGCTAAGATAACCTTTCCACTATACTTAACTTAAAAAGTAGCCTGATGCAAGAGTATTGTGgggaaaaaaaaaggagaattaCCATGAGTTTGTTGAACTTCTCTTGTCGCTCACGGTCAGAAAAAAGAGATGTATCCCAGTGATGGCTGGACTGTATGTATCAGAAAGCATTTCACAAAACCGTACATAAGCAGCAATTAAGGTGAATAGAAAATTAAGTAACAGGAGATAACGTGGTCCCTTCCTGTCTGGGAACTGGGATTGTCAACTTATCAGTATTTCAATATCCTCTATTGAACATGCCGAATGCAATCTCAATAACTAGAAAGCAATGACGAGAACTAATGTGTTGACTGATAAGGGTTGTCTAAACATAAATAAATCGCAAAAATGACAATCTAACAGCCAAAATCTGATCATAACTTGTTTCCATCTTGCTATCCACAGTAGAACTAATGAACTGCCAAGATTAGATATCTTAACAAGCACCAGGTTTACAAAAGCTGGAGCCAAtcaatgaaaatcaaaattgtgaaataagaaaaagaagaatattTGAGAAATACCTCTTCTGTAGCACTGCTCTTTTTATTTCCCCATAGCAGCTTCTTCTTCTGATCAGCGGTCATGAACCCCGTACTTGTAAGATTTTGATTAACTGCACTAAGCAACACCAATTACAACCAAAATTGCACACAGACTAATCCAATGAAACATAACATCCATATTATATTTGGAATGCATAACAGCCTCACTAGCACACTCTATCATTAGCCTACTTCCCCTGGTCAGCGCAGCAAATTTTACACTTGTATACACCTTCCCTCAAAAGTGTCGAACATTAGAAATTTCCATTTAGAAGAGATGTTTTGGCACAAAGGAAGCAAAGCATTAAAAACTGACGAGTAGGAACAGTTTCCAGCTATGTAACAAGTTAACAAGCTCAACATGACTCATCAGTACTCCAAGTATTTACAGACTGTTTGGAACTTGGATCCTAATTCTATAATATGGCCTTATCAAATGTTGAAAGTTCAAAGATCATGAATACAGATTTGTGACAAATACATGCCCTGTACAATCTAAGCCAATGGATAAACTTATAGAAACCTCTGTATGTTCACTCCTAAGCCTAGACCTTCACCAACCGCCTCAATGTTATTTGGTAtagatttaaattaatacgCCACACAAAATTagtgtttatttttttgggtaAGCCAAACTAAATACAACTTGTTTCAATGATTTTCACTCACCTAATTGAGCAGCTTTTACGGCTGCAACTTTAGCAGCATCCAGACCCGTAACGGAATCATCACCAGAAACAAGGCCTTGCTCAGGTGACACTTTAGCCGCAAAATCTTCACTTTGCTTAGAACCTGATGATTGCCTTCCATCTGTTGAAATATTAAGAAACTTCAAATGACTAGGACCAACTACacaagttaaataaaattattagaAAAGACAGCCACAGAAATCCCACCTTTCCGATCATCACTGCCCAAGCTGAACTTAGACCTTTTGGCAGGAAACTCTTCACTCACAAAAGCAGACCTTTCTTCAGATCTTCCCCTAGCTCTACCATATTTTTCTTCATGCCCGTCCAACCCCTCATTTTTGCTCTTCTCCTGGTTGAACTTTGCACCTTCTGAATCCTTCACATCACTAGCGTCCTTTTTTGAGTTGAAATCACTTTGGTGCCCCCTAAAACTTCTGTAGTCCCTCTTTTCATCTTGGTGGTGATCTCTATCTCTAAAACGCCTATCACTGTCATCATACCTTCCTCCACGCCTTCCATCATATCTGGTCCTATCAGACCTATCTCTTGGATACCTGTCCACATCTCTGTAGCGATCCTTAGACCTATTATAGTCACTTTCTCGGTCTCTGTAATCAGACCTAGAGTGCTCATCGTGCCTATTACCTCTTGAAGACTGTCTATAAGAATCACTGCTGCGTCCATGTTGGCTCCTGTCAGATCTTCGGTCATCCACTTTATCATTGTTCCGTCTCTCATTGTTAGAAACTTTTGAAAATCCTCTTGAGCTATGATCACGTTTTGGACTCCCTGAAAATTGAATATAGTCACTGGTTGATACACTCCAGAAGGTCAGCAAAAAATAGAAATGTAACCGTATAACCCAAAATACGAGCAATAAAGATAGCAAAAAGCCACAATAGAACACACAAATGATCAACATTAAAAAAGATGATCTAACCTTCAAGGTAAAACTGTTTATATCCTCACCAAACCAGCAACAAGCTTTTCTATGGTAACATTTACCACAGTTAGCACTTTGAACTTCAGAAAATGGGACAGTTTACATCTAAATCAATATAAAAGTTCCAGAATGATGAGGAAGGACTTGCTTCACTATGCATAGCATACAAATTTAGGGGAGACCAACAGAGCCTCAAAAGTGAATAGGAGCGTATAGCTGTCCAAAATTATGTTTTACACGCATCAATCTAGAAGCTCCTAAACAAAGCTGCACTCATTCTACCAGTCTCAATTTGAAGGGGGTCATTCAGAATGTTCATTCATTAAAAGAGACAGTATCAACATCATATACAAACTATATATTGTGTACTGAGCACCACTGACATGTGAGATTGTTTGATAAACATCCAGTACATGGaacttaaaattttataagCTTTCATTTTTCGACCTTTCCAGCGTTTCCATAAGCAGGACTGCAATAAGACGGTGGGAGTTATAAGCTAAGCAGTAGCAACAGTCCAAGTATACGCCTAGGGAAATCAGAGCTTACATATTTTTCACACACTATTAAGTTATAGACACTCATGTTAAAGATTAAGTGCCATGAAGTTAAGCTATAAAAAACATTGATTTTTTCATAGTAATAAGACTACTTACATTATGATGAAATATCTAATGATTTTTATCCTAATAATATTAATACTCAAATAAAGATCAGATATCGAATTATCGATGCATAACCAATAACCAAGTATCTAATCTTTTTTGCAAGATTCGATAATTTAGGAGCTCAGTTAGAATGAAATGAAGAATCATTGGAAGAATTCATAAATCAGTACTCTGAAAGTAAGAATTTCATAGAATTTTGTTTTTACTTCAggtgaaagagagagagaaaattcaagGCACAAAATAGTAATGACTGCTTACTGCTAAACTTTCCCATGTGCATAAAACAAAATAATCGTTCCACGGCCTCATAGATAAGAAGAAAGTATTCAACTGTTTTATCTTAGCAACTTATAAACCTTGCTTCAAAGCAGTTACGGAAAACAAATAgaaaattttgaataaaatcagctttaattataa
This sequence is a window from Spinacia oleracea cultivar Varoflay chromosome 1, BTI_SOV_V1, whole genome shotgun sequence. Protein-coding genes within it:
- the LOC110790597 gene encoding uncharacterized protein isoform X1 yields the protein MDSDLSPPAQESNDLKAGFRKITNEAASRKYRRRSPVSGSSDENGSPKRDHSSRGFSKVSNNERRNNDKVDDRRSDRSQHGRSSDSYRQSSRGNRHDEHSRSDYRDRESDYNRSKDRYRDVDRYPRDRSDRTRYDGRRGGRYDDSDRRFRDRDHHQDEKRDYRSFRGHQSDFNSKKDASDVKDSEGAKFNQEKSKNEGLDGHEEKYGRARGRSEERSAFVSEEFPAKRSKFSLGSDDRKDGRQSSGSKQSEDFAAKVSPEQGLVSGDDSVTGLDAAKVAAVKAAQLVNQNLTSTGFMTADQKKKLLWGNKKSSATEESSHHWDTSLFSDRERQEKFNKLMSLRLPWYIWPIVGCEGRSEGGRETYEQSRCREAERTTSAGFGEAIHCWTPTKRWPYCRIRSVKTYLGGSFTAETLSSLLVCMRILVSVVLYLYSLMVMRILGFCLAISYCFPLLIDCAVLCISVLLKFLYYMFFFLTLGLDCW
- the LOC110790597 gene encoding uncharacterized protein isoform X2; this encodes MDSDLSPPAQESNDLKAGFRKITNEAASRKYRRRSPVSGSSDENGSPKRDHSSRGFSKVSNNERRNNDKVDDRRSDRSQHGRSSDSYRQSSRGNRHDEHSRSDYRDRESDYNRSKDRYRDVDRYPRDRSDRTRYDGRRGGRYDDSDRRFRDRDHHQDEKRDYRSFRGHQSDFNSKKDASDVKDSEGAKFNQEKSKNEGLDGHEEKYGRARGRSEERSAFVSEEFPAKRSKFSLGSDDRKDGRQSSGSKQSEDFAAKVSPEQGLVSGDDSVTGLDAAKVAAVKAAQLVNQNLTSTGFMTADQKKKLLWGNKKSSATEESSHHWDTSLFSDRERQEKFNKLMGVKGEAKVDAKPMSSQDAEKQREQLQLDLEKQYTAGLRRRDGRTVGLGL